One window of the Alphaproteobacteria bacterium genome contains the following:
- a CDS encoding 2-hydroxychromene-2-carboxylate isomerase: protein MSDPIKFYYACISPWSYMAVDALKALADKHGREIAYKPTHVGQQWEKTSAGRPLGDRPEVLQAYRLIELPRWAEWRGVPINSKPKHFPAPFLLSSGVIIAAGQAGADMHDITRALARGCWVDERNIGDPDEVAAIADGVGLDGAALVAAAESDSVTAELQANTDESLADGAWSVPSFVVDGELFFGQDRIEMMDWRLSA, encoded by the coding sequence ATGAGTGATCCGATCAAGTTCTACTATGCCTGTATTTCGCCCTGGTCCTACATGGCCGTCGATGCGCTGAAGGCCCTGGCCGACAAGCATGGGCGCGAAATCGCCTACAAACCCACCCATGTGGGGCAGCAATGGGAGAAAACGAGCGCCGGTCGGCCGCTCGGCGACCGGCCCGAGGTGCTCCAGGCCTACCGGCTCATCGAACTGCCCCGCTGGGCCGAATGGCGCGGCGTCCCCATCAATTCCAAACCGAAGCATTTCCCCGCACCGTTCCTCCTGTCATCGGGCGTGATCATCGCCGCCGGGCAGGCCGGTGCGGACATGCACGACATCACGCGCGCGCTGGCACGCGGGTGCTGGGTTGATGAAAGGAATATCGGCGATCCCGACGAGGTCGCGGCCATCGCCGACGGTGTGGGTCTCGACGGCGCGGCCCTCGTCGCGGCGGCCGAATCAGATTCGGTCACGGCCGAACTACAGGCCAACACGGACGAATCGCTGGCCGACGGCGCCTGGAGTGTGCCGTCCTTCGTGGTCGATGGCGAACTGTTCTTCGGACAGGACAGAATCGAGATGATGGACTGGCGCCTGTCCGCGTAA
- a CDS encoding sulfite exporter TauE/SafE family protein: protein MDLFLELAPLAGVLIVTGCIAGILAGLLGVGGGIIVVPVLFTMLGLIEIDDSVRMHVAVGTSLASIVITSLISARSHHRRGAVDTDLLKKWGVWILLGSVAGTLIAGAVDGPVLSMVFAFVALTVAIYMATTSADFRIRDSLPAGMTGSSSGFLIGGLSAMMGIGGGTLCVPYFNAFGFPVHRAVGTAAAIGLVIALPATIGFVATGWGIPALPEASVGHVNLLGLILIAPFTSLTAPLGVRLAHRLSARALKLLFALFLFATSARMLVALFLA from the coding sequence ATGGACCTGTTTCTGGAACTGGCGCCGCTCGCCGGTGTCTTGATTGTCACCGGTTGCATCGCGGGCATCCTCGCGGGCCTGCTCGGTGTCGGCGGCGGTATCATCGTCGTCCCGGTGCTGTTCACGATGCTTGGCCTCATCGAGATCGACGATTCGGTGCGCATGCATGTGGCCGTTGGTACGTCGCTGGCCAGCATCGTCATCACATCCCTGATCTCGGCGCGGTCCCACCACCGGCGCGGTGCCGTCGATACCGATCTGCTCAAGAAATGGGGAGTCTGGATTCTGCTTGGCTCCGTCGCCGGCACACTGATTGCCGGCGCTGTCGACGGGCCGGTCCTCAGCATGGTGTTCGCCTTTGTCGCGCTCACCGTCGCCATCTACATGGCAACCACATCGGCGGATTTCCGCATTCGCGACTCCCTGCCAGCCGGGATGACCGGAAGTTCGTCCGGTTTTCTCATCGGCGGTCTGTCGGCGATGATGGGGATCGGCGGTGGCACCCTGTGCGTGCCCTACTTCAATGCCTTCGGATTTCCCGTGCACCGCGCGGTCGGAACGGCGGCGGCAATCGGCCTGGTGATCGCGCTGCCGGCGACCATCGGATTCGTGGCAACCGGCTGGGGCATCCCGGCTCTGCCCGAGGCCAGCGTCGGCCATGTGAACTTGCTGGGCCTGATCCTGATCGCACCCTTCACGTCGCTGACGGCACCCCTCGGGGTCAGGCTGGCGCATCGACTGAGTGCACGCGCCCTCAAGCTGTTGTTTGCCCTGTTTCTGTTTGCCACGTCGGCCCGGATGCTCGTGGCCCTGTTCCTGGCCTAG